The genome window GTAGCAGCAGTTATAAACGCTCTTGAGCGTGTAATGAAGGGTAGAATTAAAGTAGAAAATGGACGATTTTATTTATATCCTGATAAGGGTGAGCGATTTGAAATAGATTTGGTAGCTGAGGGGGTAAGAAAGCTAGCTGCACTTGCTTATTTATTAGGCAATGGTAGTTTATCGGCAGGCGTTACTCTTTATTGGGATGAGCCAGAAGCTAATCTTAACGCTGCTCTAATACGGGAAGTAGCTCGCCTGCTGACGCTGCTAGCAGATCAGGGCTTCCAAATTATTATCGCTACCCACAGTCTATTCCTGCTCAAGGAACTGCACATCCTTAGCCACCGTGCCCAGGCTAAGCCGGTACGCTACTTCGGCCTGTTCGTCGGCCCCAAGGGCGAGACCCAGGTTGAAGCCACCGACGACTTCGAGTTGCTCCAGCACATCACCGCCCTGGATGCCGAGCTGACCCAGACCTTCGACTACGAGGAAACATTAGACCAGGCCAACGACGATGCCGACAATACAAGAGGGTAATCTGATTTTCGATTTCCCCGCGGCTGATTCCTGGTTTGCCTTCAAGTACGACGAAGACACGCCGCCCGGCTACTACCGACAGCGCATCGACCGGATCGACGGCCTGAAAGGTGTAGACATCATCGCCGGCCAGCGCCCCGCTTTCGATACCCTCACTCTAATTGAAATCAAGGACTTCCGACTGGACTCCAAAGGGCTCAAGGAGAAAGTAGAATCCGGCGAAATCCCCCTGGAGATTCTCCAAAAGGCCCTCAACACTTGTAGCGCTCTTTACCTAGGGGCTCGCGCCCACGACGCGCTGCTGGATGCTGGCCTGAGGGCTGCTGTTCTCAGGCCTTGTAGCGAAATCAGGCTAGTCTTTTTCCTACAGGAAGCTCCACTACCGTATTCTCCTATCATCAGCGACCGGCTCAAGAAAGAGCACAACCACCGTGTCAAGCGCCAACTTATGGAGAAGAAGATGCGGGAGAAGCTCAAGCCCCTCGGCATCGACTGCCGCCTGGCCGAGCTAGGCCAACTGCCCCGCGGCTGCGGCTGGACGGTTACAGAAGCGTCATAATCTTATCAGTTACAAAAATCGGTAAACCAGATCAAGCTTACGCCGCGAAACTCAAATACAACCACCATATGCAAGGCAGTATTCTAATCGGTTCAGCTTACAGATATACATGGTGCCGCCTTTACGCAAGCTTGCTAGCAACCTGTCTAGTTTGAAGGTTTCTTCCTGAAAAATTGTCTCACACTCTGCTCTAGTTAGGGTATCTAGTTGCTAGCCAAAATTTTAATGGGCGAATTGAGACGTGGGCATAGCTAATATTCGGCAGCAAAGTACAAGTTTCTTATCCTACAAGCACCCTTCACTGTACTCTGCTACCTGAACAAGTTTACTGAACCCATTTTGCCAGTTCCGTGAGTTATCTGCTCTTATCATTCACTACCTGACTTGTACAAGAAAACGAGTAGATTTTAGGACAAGACGGGGGTGGTAAAGTAGTAGGCGATGCTTATTTGGAAGTATGTTCCAAAAGACGTTCGTATAGGTGAATGCAGCAACACGGCCCTGTGCAAAAATGGCAACCCAAGTATTAATACACGGCTTGTCGCTACCAAGCAGTGATCGAAAACACTGCTTGGTAGCGACAAGCCGTGCAATACGCTCAGGTGGAAAACTCCTTCTCGAGCGGGTTTCGCAATTGGCCATTGAGCGCCTGACCATTGTCAAACTGGCAAAAAAGGGCGGCTCATGCCGCAGCTATGGTCCAAATCAGGTCGGCCGCGGGTACTCGAACTGGATGAAACGTGTACTAACGTCGGCAGTAAAAAGCGCAAAGTCTGGCTCTGACTAGCGGTGAAACGCCACATAAGGGACTTCACCTGGATCTAAAGACAGCGGCTAAACCACAGCATCGTTGAGGCTTCAGCTGCATCTTGCGCCAGAAATGTGCCGTGTTCGTGTGCAAAATATTTTCCTTCAGTCGCTTATTGGCTATGCATCACATGGACATTCAATTCGTCATTAAAGAGTATAATCAACTGTTAATTACTGTAGCTTAGTATTATCTCCAATCCCAATCTGGATTATCTTTTATTTTTTGCATAATTTGACCACATTCAAGCACTTCTTCATTAAACACGGCTAAATTTTTTTGTTATTTCTACAAAGATTAGTAAGTATAATTTTGGCATTATTGAGGGTTTGAAAATGAATTTCAATAAATGAATCGTAATGTTCTATAATTTCTAAATTTTCTGATTCAAACCACTATGATATACTATCATTTTGTTTAATATTTTCATGAAATCTAATCCATATAACCCCATCATAATTAGACAAGATATAACGTCCTGATTCATAATGATCCTTATCAATACAATCAGAACTATACCCCAAATCTGAACTTAGTTGTTCAATATTAATGGGATCTTTAAAAGCCAACAAGAAGTTTTGCATAAGTTTAATAATTAAGGGTTTAATACATCAATAAGTAATTGTTTGTCTTTTGTAACAAGAAGTTCTCTACTTTGAGCGCTTTTTACAACAGAAGGTTTTAATTTGGGTCCATATCCTATAACCGGCTTACTAGTGGTTTGTTCTGTTCTTAAAATTTGATCTACTAAGCCATTCCCTACTGATTTAACCTGTATTACAGCATTACTCGTTTCTATATCATAATCAGTTGCTATTTGACCATTAGGTCGATACACACTTCTGTTAACACTGATGACATGACCCGGGTAGGCTGCCTCAATTTCATTAGCCAATTCAGCTACATATGGGTCGTTAGAAGTGAACGCTCTGAGGTGGTCGGGTAAAAACAGACAGTGGCAAGTCTTATCTTCCACTGCTCATACCCAACAAAACACTTCCAAGCGGCTCGCCGCTGACCCGCAAGAAATATACGTCGGCCTTTAAAGCCGAATGCGTGCGCCAAGTGGCCGCTGGGGCCCGGCAAACCGATGTGGCCCGCCCTTAGGGTCTGTCGCCCGCCTTGCTCGGCCGCTGGCAACGTCAGGCTGTGCCGAGCAGCGCGGAGCGTGACGAGATTAAGCGCTTGCGCGCTGAGCTCAAACGCGTGGAACAGGAGCGCGATATGTTAAAAAAAGTCGTGACCATCTTTGCACAACCGCCTCCGTCATGAGCCGTTACCAGTTCATCGAGCAGGTTGCGGCCGCCGAGCTGGTACAGGTGCTCTGCCGCGTGCTACACGTCAGCCCGGCCGGCTATTATCAGTGGCGGAGCCGGGTAGCGCGCCCAATGCCCGCTTGGGAGCCTGCGGCCACCGCCGCCTTTTCGCGTCACGCCCAGCGCTACGGCACTCGACGTCTGCGGGCAGAATTGCAGGCGGAAGGGTACAATGTTGGACGCTATGCCCTGCGTACTTGGCTGCGTCGCCGCAGCTTGCACGCGCTCAGCACGCGGCTGCAACGCCCGCGTACCACTGTGGCCAACCCAGCGACCGTCGTGGCCGAAAGCCTACTCCTCGGCCAGCCCGCGTCCACGGCCCCGAACCGGGTCTGGGTCGGCGACATTGCCTATCTGCCGCTCATCGGTGGGCGCTGGTGTTATCTGGCCACGTGGCGCGATACCTACTCGCGGCGCGTGGTCGGTTGGCACCTCGACCAGCACATGCCCACCGAACTGGTGCTCATGGCCCTGGAGCAGGCCCTGACGCTACGCCAACCGGCTCCTGGCCTAATTAATCACGCCGACTGCAGCAGTCAATATACCAGCGCGGCTTGCAGAGCGCGCATCGAAAAAGCCCACGCGCTGGCTAGCTATAGCCGGCCGGGCAACCCGTACGATAACGCGCAGGCCGAGGCCGGGTGGAGCACGCTTAAAACGGAATTGCTACCCCACGGCGGCGCGTTTGCCAGCCTCGAAGAGGCCCGCTTGGAGGTAGCCTACTACCTCGACACTTACTTCAATCTTGACCGCCGCCACTCCGCCTTAGGCTACTATTCACCGCATCAATTCGAACGCGACTTCCAAACCAGCTTATCTTAGCGCACTGTCCGTTTTTACTGGACCACCCCAATTACCTATTTCAATGACATCCTGATTTTCTGCCTAAAGAACATCTTCTGGCTCAGCTACACCCGGGCCAACCTGATTCTCCATTATGTAGTACGGGCTGAAGGGGCACACTCCCAGGTGATTATCCGCATTCGATTGACTATAAAAACGATTCTCCAGTATTGTTCAAATGGGGGCTGTGCTAAACAACTTCGTTTAGCACAGCCCCCGTTGGCAGAAGGGTTGAGCATACTGCCCGGAGGCTACCACTAAGCGGCGTCCTGCTGCGGTGCCTCCGGTGCAGAATCTGTTGCTATTTCTGCGACTAGGCTTTCCTCCATGAGGCGGTGGGCATAGTAAGCGGCGCGTTGGCGTTGGTATTCTTCTTCGTCGAAATTGAGGGCGGGAAGGGCTATTGCGTCCTGCAGCTTGGCGGACAGCTCTATAGGCAAGCTGCCAAGCAGGTCCGGCACCGGTTGGGCTTTTTGCTGCCGGTGTTCTGCTTCGATTCGCTGCGCCTTGCTGTCGAAGTACTTCTCTAGCATCTCCATGACCTTGGGCCCGGACAGCGCGTTGTAGAAATTTTGCCCGCTCCATTTCGCCTCTTTCAGGGCTAGCATCACGTCCTTGAGGCTGTCGTGCGAATATTTCTGCAGGATCATTTCCGCTGTTTCGATGAGGTCGGCTGCTTCCATGCCGTCCTTGACCTTGAGCGAATCCTGGAAGGTTTTGAGCAGGAACACAACCAGCATCAGCAACAGCTTCTCGCCGAGGCGGTCGGCTTTGCGCAACTGGAACAGCTTGGGGGCGTGGTGAGCTACGGCCGGGGTAAGACCCGATTGAATGTCGACGAGCAGCAGCTTCATCTGAGTCAGGACTGGGCTCTGGCCAGATGCGATGCTAACGACCGTATTTTCCTTCAAGGTATTGATCAACAACTGCTCCGACGTCGGCGAGGGTTTCGTGTTGGTGAGAGCGTTTGGCATGGGAAGAGGCTGAAGCGTATGCATGGGAAGAAGAGGCAGGAGAGGAAGAAGTGGTTTTGAGTTTCTGGTCTTTGGCATCGCGCAACATCCAGTTGCACATCATCGGCAGCCAGTTGGCGTTGCGCGCATCCTTGCTTTCGGCCCAGGTGCGAATGACTTCGTGGTAGTAGTGCAGGTCGGCGTGGGCGTAGTCGGTGCCTTGCAGCGCTTCGACGAAAGCATCAGCATCGGCGTAGGGGCTCTCGGCAAAGGGGTGCTGCGGGGCCGACTTGGGTTTGGTCCGGGCAGCCCGTGACCGGGAAGCAGGGGGGGCGGCCGCAACGATGGGGGATGAAGGGCTAGTCGTCAGAGGCGAAGCAGCATCCCCTTCTTTCTCGATTTCTCCATATTGAGCGCGCGCCGCAGCTTCGGCTGCCACACCCCCGGTAGGGGTTAGATGAATATTTGCTTTGGAATTTACCCTGGTATTTATGCCGGCAGATTTCGCAGGCACTTCCTGCAGATTTCGCAGGGAGTCGTTGCGGATTTCGCGGGCACTAGCAGCAGAATCCGCAGCCACTAGCGCTTCGCTTGCCTGCGAATTCCGCAGGAGCTTTGCCGATTGATTATCAGTCAATAAGTTGGGCAAGGTAGGTGTGAGCTGGCGTTTGTGTCGGGCTTTAGGGTTAACCGTACGGGCCAGCAAGCCCTGCTCGTGGAGCTGCTTGATAGCGTCGCCGACGGTGCGCAGGCCAATGCCGAGGCGGGCGGCGAAGTGTTCGTCGCTGGCGAAGACGTGCTTCTTGACTTTATAGAGGTCGATGACCTCTGCCAGGATGAGTTTGGCCGTCAGCGTAATGCCTTCCAGGGCCAGCACATCAGCGGGTACGATGAGGGCGCGGAGCTTAGTAACCGCAATAGGAGAGGGGTTGGTCGTCTTCATTACGCCACGCCCTCCTGCTGCGAAATGGTAAAATCGTCAAGATTGACGAGGCGGCTAAAGGCCGCTATAGCTTCTAAATCCTGGCGCCAATAGTTCGATATTTCACTACCTGGGCCCACCAAACCGGACTTAGCACGTTTTATCGTGGTAAGTCCGGTTTTTTTTTGCTGTTAGTGGCTGAAACCAGCTTCAAGCTTCATGCGAAATGCCTGTTGCAGCAGTTCACCGGTCGGATGAACAAGGATAGTTTGCCTATTGCTTGCCGTATGGTCTTGCTAGTGCCCGTTAGGCACTCCGCGGGGTCGGGCAGAGCAGTGCCTCGCAGAGTGCCCAGCACGAGCTAGCCTTATGCAGGTTGGGTAATTTATATGGCACAAATGACTCTAGAAGCGGTAAAAAGGCGCGTATTCTGAGGCACCCTTCCTCCGCCGAAATTCGGCAACTTGTCTTCGTGTTATGTTCCGTTTTAGGCTAGTGTGGCCTCCACCGGGCTCAACTGCACGGCGCAGCACAGGCGCTTGTCGTCGCGGCGCTGGACTAACTCAGTCACGTGCAGACGACAGTATCTAAATGGCGTCCAGCCCCAGCAAGCCAAGCAGACCAGCGGCGCGGCGCGCTACGGTTTTGACACTGGCGACATCTGGACCAGTGATGGTCAGGTGGCCCATCTTGCGGCCTGCGCGGGCCTGCACCTTGCCGTACAGGTGCAGGTGCGTTCCGGGCAGGCTTAGCACGGCGTGCCAGTCCGGCTCACGCAGTTGCCCGCTGGCGTCAAACCACACCTCGCCGAGTAGATTGAGCATGATGGCCGGGGAATGCTGGCGCGGCTGCGGCAAGGGCAAGCCCGCCATGGCATGGACCTGCAGGTCGAACTGCGACGCGTCACAGGCATCCAGGGTATAGTGGCCGCTGTTGTGCGGGCGCGGAGCCATTTCGTTGACCACCAGCACGCCGTGCTCACTGCCGTCATCCACCACAAAAAACTCGACGCACAGCACGCCAACGTAGCCCAGATGGTGCGCGATGGAAACGGCCGCGTCGCGGGCTCTAGTGGCCAGGGCAGGCGGCATGTTTTCTTCGTAGGCGTGGGTAACGGCCAAAATACCATCGACGTGCACGTTGCGCTGGGGCGCGAAGCTGACAACTTGCCCGTCCCAGCCGCGCGCCACTAGTACCGAACACTCGGCGGTGAGCGGCAGCATCTTTTCCAGCACGCAGGCCACGCCGCCCAACTCCGCCCAGGCGGCGGCCAGTTCAGCGGAGGTCTTGAGGCGAACCTGGCCCTTGCCATCGTAGCCCATGCGCGCGGTTTTCAGGATGCCGGGCAGCAAATCCGCCCGGTCCGCCTGGACGGCTTGTAGCTGGGCCAGCGTTTCAATCACGGCATAAGGCGCGCAGTTCACTCCCGACACGTCCGCGCAGGCGGTGAAGTGGGCTTTTTCCTCGATGCGGTTTTGGGCAATGCCCACTACGGCCGCGCCCGGCGCCACGGGTCGGGTCCGCGCCAACGTTTGCAGGGCCTGGGCCGGCACGTTCTCAAACTCAGTGGTGATGGCCTGGCAAAGCTGAGCTAGTTGCGCTAGCCCGGTCGGGTCATCGTAGTTGGTCTGGATGTGGTGGTGACTCACTAGCCCGGCTGGGCTTTGCGCGTCGGGTTCCAGCACGGCGGTGAAGTAGCCCAGGCGCTGGGCGGCATGCACAAACATCCTACCCAGCTGGCCGCCCCCTAGCACTCCCAATGTGGCCCGCTGGCCCGCGGCGTCCACACTGCCCGGGTAAATCGGGGTCATAGCTGCAACGTGATTGTCGGCGTTCATATGGGCAAGGTCATGGCGCGAGCGGCTTCGGTTTGTTCGGCGCGAAATGCCTGCAGCTTGGCCGCCAGGTTCGCGTCGTGCAGGGCCAGCTGGCTTACCGCAAACAGCGCGGCATTGGCCGCCCCGGCAGTGCCAATGGCAAACGTGGCCACGGGTATTCCTTTGGGCATTTGCACGATGCTGTGCAGCGAGTCTACCCCCTGCAAATGGCGGCTGGCCACGGGTACGCCTAGCACGGGCACCGTGGTTTTGGCGGCCATCATACCCGGCAGGTGGGCGGCCCCACCCGCGCCGGCAATAATGGCCTGCAGGCCCCGCGGCCCGGCTTGTTCGGCGTAGGCAAACAGGTCGTCGGGCATGCGGTGGGCCGACACTACACGCGCTTCGTGGGCCACGCCAAATTGCGTGAGAATCTGCACGGCATGCTGCATGGTGTCCCAGTCGCTGCTGGAGCCCATGACCACGCCAATCAGGGGCGTGGCCGAGGCGGCGCTAGGGGTATCGGGGGTGTTGGAGGTGGAAAGGGTGTTCATTAAAAATATTTGTTGTCCTGCTTGATCTGGCGTCCGCTTGTCGAAGCATCTCTACCGCTTCGTTAGCCCATCAAGGTTACTCCATTTGTCAGTTAAGTCAGCTGCTGATGGATCAATATCAATTACTTCGGCTTCGAAGTCGAACAGGATTGAAACAATAGCCGCAATATCTTCAGCGGCTAGGCTGACCCGATAGAAATCTGAAAAGCGTTCCTGTGGGGCGTTGTGCAAGCTGGGTTTGTCAATCTTGTCGTTTGACAGAATGCGGGTAATATGGTCAGCAAGATGCGCTTGGTCACGTTGCACCAAGATTCTGCGTGTAGCATTCAGAGTGGCAAAATCCAGAACGTCTCCGCGTTTTTTCAGCTGCTTGTATTGCTTCGCATCCATTGCTTTAACGGGTCAAGTGAGACAAATCAACGAAGCGGTAGAGATGCTTCGACAAGCTCAACAGGACGTTCTTTTTTTAGTCAGGTCCTAACTATCAGCGCTCCAGCAGGATTTCTGTGCCTAGAATCACCAAGTCCACTCGGCCTTTCAATGTCTGGTCGATAAAGGGTGTGTTCTGGGATTTAGATTTCATGAAGTCCCGCGTGAAAGTCGTTTCCGCTTCGGTATCGAACAGAACACAATTGACTTCTTGGCCGACTTCGATGGCAGGTACCGGCAGACCCATCAGGCGGCGAGGCTCCGCCGAATAGCGCTTCACCACCAGGTCCCACCCGAATTTTCCAGGCTCTACGAAGAAGTGGTGGAGCGACACCAGAGCCGTATCCAGGCCGGTGATGCCGTTGGGGGCGCTGATAAAATCCTGGGCTTTTTCGAACGGCGTGTGCGGCGCGTGGTCAGTGGCAATGAGGTCAAATACGCCTTCCTTAAGCCCTTCGAGCAGGGCATCACAATCGGCTTGCGTGCGTAGCGGCGGGTTCATTTTATAGTTGGTGTCGTAGTCGCCGATGTGCTCGTCGGTGAACAGCAGGTGGTGCGGGGCTACCTCCGCCGTCACCTTCACATCACCGCGCGATTTCCACCAGCGGATGGTTTCCATGCCGAGCTTGCTGGAAACGTGCTGGATATGCACGTGCGCGCCCGCCGCCCGGGCCAGGCGAATGTCACGGTCGATGATGATTTCCTCGGCGCAGGCCGGCGAGCCTTTGATGCCGAGCCGGTAACTCATTACCCCTTCGTTCAGGGCGCGGGGCCCAGCCAGCTCCGGCACCTCACAGTGGCTGGCGAAAAACATCCCAAATTCGGTGGCGTACTGCATGGCCCGCAGCAGCACCGCCGGGTCGCTGGTAGTATCCCCGTCGTCGGTGAGCATTTTCACCCCCAGTTCGCGCATGCCCTCGATTTCCGCCAGCTCCTTGCCCTCGCGGTTCTTAGTGACGCAGCCGGAAGTGTACACCGGAATGCGGGACCGGTGCGTGGCATTTTCCAGCACGGTAGCCACCGCCGTTGCCGAGTCGAGGGCCGGGCGGGTGTTAGGCATCATGACCACGCCGGTCACGCCGCCGTTGATGGCCGCTTCGCTACCCGTTGTGATGGTTTCCTTGTTCTCAAATCCGGGGGCGCGAAAATGGACGTGGGCATCAAACATGGCCGGCATCAGCACCCGGCCGCGCGCGTCGATGACGCGGGCACCCTCGGGCGGGGTTAGGTTGCTGCCGATGTCCTGAATTTTTCCTTCGACCATCAGGACATCGCCTTCGAGCAGTACGGGTGAGTTTTCGGAGGCGATGCGGGCGTTTTGAAGGAGAAGCATGAATGTAGGAATGCTGTTAACTGGCAAGGGGGTGAGAATATTCGGGCGGTTGGAGATGAAAATACACCGGCGGAACCAGCCGCCGCGTCCGGCATTTAGGGCACAATTACTGTTGAGTCAGCTCGCTGCCGCGTGGCATACGTCGATTCTTGCTTTGGAAATTCTCCGCCCGGCGTGAGCCAGTCGAGCACGGCCATGCGGATGGAGATGCCGTTTTCAACTTGGTTGGTGATTAGGCTGCGCTCATAGTCCATGACGGCGTCGCAGAGCTCCACTCCCCGGTTCACGGGGCCGGGGTGCATGATGTAGAGGCCTCGGTCGCGGATTTCCGCCAGCCGGGCGGTGGTGATGCCATAAACTCGGTGGTATTCCCGGACGCTGGGGAAAAACTGCACGTCCTGGCGCTCCATCTGCACGCGGAGCAGGTACACCACATCGGGCGCCCAGGCCATGGCCGCCTCATAGTCGGTGAAGCGGGGGATGCTTTCCGGGACATACTTGGGCACCAGGGAGCCCGGGCCCAGGTAAGCAACTTCAACGCCCAGCTTTTGCAGCAGGGTGCTGGTAGACCGCGCGACGCGGGAATGGAGGATATCCCCGATGATGAGGACTTTTTTGCCCCGAGGGTCGGGGAATTTCTCCTTGATGGTGAAGGCGTCCAGCAGGGCCTGGGTGGGGTGCTCGTGGGCCCCGTCGCCAGCATTGATGACCGAGGCCGTGGTTTGGCGGGCAATCATGCCAGGCAGGCCGGGATGACCGTGGCGAACGACGATGTAGTCGGTGCGCATGGCTTGGAGCGTCTCAATCGTCTCGCGCACCGACTCGCCTTTGGTGATGGAGGAGTGGGCGACGTCGAAATTCGTCACTTCCGCCGAGAGGCGTTTGGCCGCGACTTCGAAGGAGGAGTGCGTTCGGGTGCTGGCCTCGTAGAACAGCATGAGCACGGACTTGCCCTCCAGGGCCGGAATTTTCTTCACCGAGTGGGTGAATAATTTTTTAAAGGACGTGGATTGGTCGAGCAGGAACTCGATTTCCTCACGGTGTAAGGAGGCGATGTCGAGCAGATCTTTACGTGCCATACCGGAGTAGAGGAAAAGTGAGGTTGACTAGCTAAAATGGACGGTAAGAAGTCTTATCTGCCACTACCCGTGACGGAGAAACTGGCTGCCGGTGTGGGCCAAGGCGCCGGACGCCGCCACAGGTGGCGGCGAGAAGGTTGGCGTCCGTGGGAGGTATGCATTGGCTGCGGGGCAGTAGGGGACGAACGCAACGGACATAAAAAAACCGTTTCGGAATCCGAAACGGTGGCGGGGCAATACCCAAAAAAACAACGGAAATACCAGCGGCAAAATCGGGAGAATCGATAATGGCGAAGACCTTCCGGTCCACTCGCGGTTCCCTGCTGAGCAGGGTTCTACGCTTCGTCAACAAGTTTTTCAGTTGAAGCATGATGCAAAACTACGGCATTATTGCGCCTGGTAACACGTCGTCTATGCTGTTTTTTTTCGCAGTGCTTTTCTCAGATTTCATTTTATAGCCGGCGGGCTAAACGGCGCAGCTTTTGTCGGCTTTCCGCCATCAAAAAATCATGGCTTGCATGACCCACTGCTTTGCAAACACATGCCATCCTGATTTCAACCCCTTATTCTGCTTGTCTCAGCTGGCAAGTCACCACCTCCCCCCCGGTAGCAAGCAGCTCATAAACCACTTGGTAGTTCATAGGCTGCCTCATTTTAGGCCGGTACAATGGGTAGTAAGGTGGTTTGGTTAGATTGGACAAGTCGGGGCGGTATCGGTCCTTAGTCACCATCAATAAGTACTTGCCTTTCCCGAGGTGCTGATTACACTCCGGCAGTTGCCAACGCATACCTCCAACAACTGCTACAAAGTGTGCGGGGTACCTCTTCACGACCCTGGCCGGGCGGGACCTGTACCGACGGATCAGCAGACGAAATGTTCGGCAGGGTAGGGGTGAGCTGACGACGTGCTTCTTGACTTTATAGAGGTCGAGGACTTCGGCTAATATAAGCTTGGCCGTAAGCGCAAGGCCTTCCAGTGCCAGTATTTCAGCAGGCATAATGAGGGTCCGGGACTTAGCCGCCAGCGGTGCTACCCGGATGCATTAGGGAAAGAAGGAAAGCTTAACCTCATCTATAACGGTCTGACAGCAAGACTCGTAGCACCTGGTAGGCTAATCCTGTATCCGATGAAAAACATTACCAAGCTATTACTGCTGACTGCCCTGAGTCTGGGCGCTTGCGACAACGAAAACAACGCGGAGGAGGAACCGCAGAACGAGGATATCCAGACCGAGACGCTGACGCCCAGCCCTACCCGGATCCGCCTCGCCGATGTGCCCGCTCCCTTTGCCAGTCAGTCGGTGACCAACTACCCCCAAGTGCTGGCTCAGCGTCCTGACGATGCCCGCCTGCGGGCTCCCCAGGGCTACTCCGTCAACACCTTCGCCGACGATCTGCCCCAGGGGCGGTGGCTGGCCGTAGCGCCGAATGGCGACGTGTTCGTGGCCCAGATGATGCTCAACCAAATCACGGTGCTGCGCGACACCAATGGCGACGGACGGGCC of Hymenobacter sublimis contains these proteins:
- a CDS encoding helix-turn-helix domain-containing protein, with amino-acid sequence MKTTNPSPIAVTKLRALIVPADVLALEGITLTAKLILAEVIDLYKVKKHVFASDEHFAARLGIGLRTVGDAIKQLHEQGLLARTVNPKARHKRQLTPTLPNLLTDNQSAKLLRNSQASEALVAADSAASAREIRNDSLRNLQEVPAKSAGINTRVNSKANIHLTPTGGVAAEAAARAQYGEIEKEGDAASPLTTSPSSPIVAAAPPASRSRAARTKPKSAPQHPFAESPYADADAFVEALQGTDYAHADLHYYHEVIRTWAESKDARNANWLPMMCNWMLRDAKDQKLKTTSSSPASSSHAYASASSHAKRSHQHETLADVGAVVDQYLEGKYGR
- a CDS encoding 5-(carboxyamino)imidazole ribonucleotide synthase is translated as MTPIYPGSVDAAGQRATLGVLGGGQLGRMFVHAAQRLGYFTAVLEPDAQSPAGLVSHHHIQTNYDDPTGLAQLAQLCQAITTEFENVPAQALQTLARTRPVAPGAAVVGIAQNRIEEKAHFTACADVSGVNCAPYAVIETLAQLQAVQADRADLLPGILKTARMGYDGKGQVRLKTSAELAAAWAELGGVACVLEKMLPLTAECSVLVARGWDGQVVSFAPQRNVHVDGILAVTHAYEENMPPALATRARDAAVSIAHHLGYVGVLCVEFFVVDDGSEHGVLVVNEMAPRPHNSGHYTLDACDASQFDLQVHAMAGLPLPQPRQHSPAIMLNLLGEVWFDASGQLREPDWHAVLSLPGTHLHLYGKVQARAGRKMGHLTITGPDVASVKTVARRAAGLLGLLGLDAI
- the purE gene encoding 5-(carboxyamino)imidazole ribonucleotide mutase, whose amino-acid sequence is MNTLSTSNTPDTPSAASATPLIGVVMGSSSDWDTMQHAVQILTQFGVAHEARVVSAHRMPDDLFAYAEQAGPRGLQAIIAGAGGAAHLPGMMAAKTTVPVLGVPVASRHLQGVDSLHSIVQMPKGIPVATFAIGTAGAANAALFAVSQLALHDANLAAKLQAFRAEQTEAARAMTLPI
- a CDS encoding dihydroorotase; amino-acid sequence: MLLLQNARIASENSPVLLEGDVLMVEGKIQDIGSNLTPPEGARVIDARGRVLMPAMFDAHVHFRAPGFENKETITTGSEAAINGGVTGVVMMPNTRPALDSATAVATVLENATHRSRIPVYTSGCVTKNREGKELAEIEGMRELGVKMLTDDGDTTSDPAVLLRAMQYATEFGMFFASHCEVPELAGPRALNEGVMSYRLGIKGSPACAEEIIIDRDIRLARAAGAHVHIQHVSSKLGMETIRWWKSRGDVKVTAEVAPHHLLFTDEHIGDYDTNYKMNPPLRTQADCDALLEGLKEGVFDLIATDHAPHTPFEKAQDFISAPNGITGLDTALVSLHHFFVEPGKFGWDLVVKRYSAEPRRLMGLPVPAIEVGQEVNCVLFDTEAETTFTRDFMKSKSQNTPFIDQTLKGRVDLVILGTEILLER
- a CDS encoding aspartate carbamoyltransferase catalytic subunit, yielding MARKDLLDIASLHREEIEFLLDQSTSFKKLFTHSVKKIPALEGKSVLMLFYEASTRTHSSFEVAAKRLSAEVTNFDVAHSSITKGESVRETIETLQAMRTDYIVVRHGHPGLPGMIARQTTASVINAGDGAHEHPTQALLDAFTIKEKFPDPRGKKVLIIGDILHSRVARSTSTLLQKLGVEVAYLGPGSLVPKYVPESIPRFTDYEAAMAWAPDVVYLLRVQMERQDVQFFPSVREYHRVYGITTARLAEIRDRGLYIMHPGPVNRGVELCDAVMDYERSLITNQVENGISIRMAVLDWLTPGGEFPKQESTYATRQRADSTVIVP